Proteins encoded together in one Streptomyces sp. NBC_01408 window:
- the uraH gene encoding hydroxyisourate hydrolase, with translation MSTETAASPRNSVSTHILDTSIGKPAEGVAISLSARTGLDGEWAALGGSATDTDGRCKDLPALPEGTTHVRLDFETETYFTRQINTVKQAEAQQDAPRVRDSGAFFPEVTITFAVNPGEHYHVPLLLNPFGYSVYRGS, from the coding sequence ATGAGCACTGAGACCGCGGCATCGCCGAGAAATTCGGTGTCCACGCACATCCTGGACACCAGCATCGGCAAGCCCGCCGAGGGCGTCGCCATCTCGCTTTCGGCCCGTACTGGACTGGACGGCGAGTGGGCGGCCCTGGGTGGCTCCGCCACCGATACGGACGGGCGCTGCAAGGACCTGCCGGCCCTGCCGGAGGGCACCACCCACGTGCGTCTCGACTTCGAGACCGAGACGTACTTCACGCGTCAAATCAACACAGTGAAGCAAGCCGAGGCGCAGCAGGACGCCCCCCGCGTAAGGGACAGCGGTGCGTTCTTCCCCGAGGTCACCATCACCTTTGCGGTGAACCCGGGCGAGCATTACCACGTACCGCTGCTGCTCAACCCGTTCGGCTACTCCGTTTACCGAGGGAGCTAG